TGCATGCTGAATGATGGGTTCAATTATAGTAACCACATGCACAGAGGTTGCAGCAGCCATTTCTGCTAGGCTCCTGTTGGTAAACAGAGGAGAGTTTTAAAAGGCAGAATATGTTAACGTGTTTGCTGGAAATTGCCAAAATTATTCTGACCCCTCAGTTTTGGCCCACAGTAGATTGGGTCCAAGGACAATTGCAATGTTGCTgggggtcatcttgttaatgtcACTTTCCTGTGCAAGCTTAGCAAGGAACTTAATAAGGTatctgtaaaacagaaaaaaattgtctAAATGAGAAGATAGCAATttagaaacaatatttttttttaatgaccatcTGAAACTGCATTTTACTGTAGTCATAGATCTGATGTATAAACAAGTTCTTTCAGTGATCTACTGATAtcagaaaatatacagtacaggtcaaaagtttggaaacattactatttttaatgtttttgaaagaagtctattctgctcatcaagcctgcatttatttgatcaaaaatacagaaaaaaacagtaatattgtgaaatattattacgacttaaaattaatagtttttctatttgaatatactttaaaaaaataatttattcctgtgatgcaaagctgaattttcagcatcattactccagccttcagtgtcacatgtaacatcccagtctatcacatgatcatttagaaatcattataatattctgatttattatgagtgttggaaacagttctgctgtctaatatatttgatgaataaaaggttaaaaagaactgcatttattcaaaataaaaaaagaataatataatttttttataatataataatatatatttctaataatatttttctttaccatcacttttcatcattttaacaaatccttgctgaataaatgcaattgattttatttaaaaaaaaagaaagaaaaattactgaccccaaattactgaccagtagtgtatattgttattacaaaatatttatattttaaaaacatagctttttttttttttttttttactttttattcatcaaagtatcctaaaaaagtatcacatgttctgaaaaaatattaagcagaactgtttccaactttgataatgaatcatcatattagaatgatttctaaagtatcatgtgataatgatcctaaaaattcagctttgcatcacagaaataaatgataattaaagtataataaatttaaaaacaattattttaaattgtaataatatttcacaatattaaattttttttctgtatttttgatcaaataaatgcaggcttgatgagcagaagaaacttctttcaaaaacattaaaaataattaatgtttccaaatatgttttgacatgtgtactgtatgtatatgtatatatgtatatatatataggtatataatatatatatatatatatatatatttttttactacaaattaaaataaaattagaaggAAATTTGCATTAGGTGAGGTTCATGCTTAAAACGAGaaaaaataaaccacatttaCAGGATAAATAATATGCTTATATTCAAGATATATTCTTGAATATTAAATCTAATGTGCTTATATTCaagataataattttatttttttttttttattattttatttatttttaccagcaaaaattacatttaaatgctcTATTTCTCTAGTTTCTAATACAGCTAAACTGGGAAGTATCATGGGTCTGCACATGAATAATCTGCAGATGATTACCAATAAAATTTCAATACATCTGAAACCTCTCTGCATACACATATAAGTTTTCAATTTCACACATGGAGCCCCGGAACTTTTTACACTTCACATTAAAATCCAGTTGAAACCCACCTGAAGTTTGCCTTGTTGTTTTTTGGTAACTGATCGCAGGTAACCCACAAAGCTTGTAACCGTTTGTCTGGATCAGAGacactttacaaaataaaagcccagTAATTAACATCACAAACACTACAAGATTCATTTAAACCTTTCTGTAAAGCACATGCATGATGGCTTACTTGGATGCCTGGATCCATTCATCATACAACTGGTAAGTCATCAGAGGTTCAGGCAGCTCTCTGAGATACGACTTTAATGCCCCTAAATCAGGAGAATGTggttttaaattaacattcattgtGAATGACATATAACTGatacacacaacaaaacaggacTTACCAGCAACGGCATGCGGGTCGGAGTAAAACTCCTCCAGCTGTGAAGTGGAGCAATCCAGAGCTGCCTTCAGCTTCTTCAGCTTAGAGGCTCCTGCAGCTATTCTGAAAAGACCCTGGAGAACGATGAATTTAAAGACGGATTTATGGTGAAAGCCAAGACCTGAATTCATTCTCcaacttttgtaatgttttgttttgttggataGCTGCAGCAGCAGTTTCAGAGATGTGTCGGTACAATGTGGACACTGTTAAAGGTTGAACAATACTTGTATTGTGATTCGATAACTGAAAACATTTGCCGATCTGTCTTACTGATTACTGTGGCAGATCAACAATACAGTATTTGATGTGTATGATTGATGTATTGTTTAAACACTGTATTGGTCTCGCCGTACCTCCTCTTTCATTCCAGTCTCCAGCAGCATCATGACGCAGGCCTCTATAGGCAGCGCGATCTCTCTGCTACTGCGCTTCAGGTGCTCGTCCAGAGCCGTTCCAAACGCTGGCTTCTCAGTCCACGAATCTATCAGGAAAACAGaaacagctttattttaaaaaatgtttactagCAGCATCAACTGAAAGCAtcacactcttaaaataaaagaTGTGAATTACAAAAAGAGCGTTCATCTGTGATTCATCAAGACAAACTACTGTAAACACTAGCCCCCTTCAAGCTGTCTTCTTCAATCTCACTGTTTCTGAAAAAGCCAGGTGGGTGAGATCTGAGAAATATTACTCATGGCTCACATGCTGGGACATCAAGTCTGTTTGCCTCACGCGTGCTCGCAGCAAAACATCACAACAACCATTTATAGCACTCAAGCGCCAGATTTCCAGGCACAAACGAGAATGAAAACAATTAAGAGCCTCTAAGGACTGCAGAGAAAATCACTGAAACACACAATCAGGCTAAATTcacttcattttcatttgataTATCTACATTAGTCACTAGGGATAGTCACAATGGCGCAGTATTCAATCAACAACCAGCTACTGTAGCTGACTAATCTGTTTGAtagtttatgtattttcttttttattttgtatatttttaccagcagtgatttttatatatatacatatataaataaataaataataaaaaaatatatatatatatatatatatatatatatatatatatatatgttaattgcttaaaaaaaaaaaaaaaaggctctatAGATGGACGTCTTTATCTGAAACCAGCATATTTATATAAGGTTTGATGTCTTTATCTATGTAATGTTTACTAAAAGGAATTTTTGTTGTGTCATTTTTTACTGACCTTCATGTCGACTTTAGTCAGCAGAACATAACAGAATATATTTACACATTGGGATTAATGTTGATTttgaaccccattgacttttattgtatggacaaacacagtcaaaacattcttcaaaataattcgttttatgttcaacagaagaaactttCTGAAAAACGTTCTGTtttcagtgaactatccctttaagaccaatCAATCAACTAGACATTCATCCTCAAAATATGTAGTTTTAAGGATGCTTATTAATCACTAGAAGCTAATTAGGTTTCACTGGTAGTTATTTCAGATACACAGCAATAAGAAACTGTGCCTTCACCTTGTTGAGCTTGAATGGTTGGCAGGACACTCTCGAGCAAGGTGAGAGATTTTCGGTGATAATCCGCTTGTGCCTCTAATAACTGAGAACAGAGCAGACATTGAGGACGGAGAGACGCACAGCAGTATGAACAATGGCCATTACAAACATGGAACTGAACAGGAATAAACACAGCAACTGAGTTATTGAACAAAAAAGCTTCTTACCATTACATAGTAGCGGGCATAGTCTGCCTCCTTTGAGAAGAAATTGTACATGTCTGCTGAAAGTTGATCCtggaagaggggaaaaaacatgATTGAAACTATTGGTTTTGTTCTGGCTGTACAGACAGAGAAACTGGATATTACAGGAAACAGGCACAGCAGTTAGCCACATTTTCTTGATACATTACATTacgcatttggcagatgcttttatctaaattGACTTATACTCTTTgctatacattttatcagtaatGTGTTCCCTGGCAATCAAACCCATGCCGAACAGGAACACACATGCTGAGCCTTAATTGCTCAAGTGCTGACGCAGGTTTGAGACCTTATTTCACATCTCCATTTACCAAAAATCACTATTcagtcagaaagaaaaaaaatgtctgtaattACGACACTGATTACACATCAGATTTCTGCAGTTATAACAACCGCTGCTTCATAAATCAGTCACCATATGGCTGACTAGCAGCTCAATGGTTTTGCCACAGGGTAGATGAACTTTGAAATAAGCAGACTGATGTCTAGCTTTATTTGAGATCGACTAGTGATtagaaatatcatattttattatttaaacaagaaAAGCATTGTAGACTAAGAGCCATTACTTCAGAAAGTATGTTACTTTTAGAAATCTGAAACTCTGCACACCCTTTCTAAACATTATATAGTTAATCCTCCAATGACTTGCACCCAGTTACCTTACCTCAGCAAATCAGTTAAGAAAACTAAGCAAATGTCATGTAATCTAACTGATATTCATCAGCCAAGCCAATGAGGTGTATGATGCAATCATTCTTATATGCCACTACACTATGTTGCTGTAAAATCCATAACTAAGCAACTCATAAGGGTAAGGCATGTTTAGGCATGTTCCACATCAGTACCTTACACAGCTCCATTTTGTTCATAGCTTCATCGACTTCTTCTTTAAGTGAGTCTGCTTTGGCTGtcagtgattgtgtgtttgtTCCTGAGATTATGGACTTGGTCGCCTGCAACCACCTGTAAAGACACCGTTTTAGTTATGAACTAGGTAAAACGTGATATAGTGAAACCTGATGCATGACAGAAACCTCACCTTGCTCGGGCAGAGTCATAGTCCAGCACCAGCTTGGCTAACTGCCGCCTCTGTTTCAGGATGTTAGGAATGTCCAACTGAAAAAACAATAAGATAACGTAAGCACTGTTAATAACATTCTGGCCTACACCAATCATTTTTGTCATATTATGTAAgtggctgatattaaaatgtagctaatctaaatgttaaattggggaaatgagcatgcatgttcttttgtgtttgtctgtACCTCTGCTAGCTGATTGAGGGGGTCTaagatttctttttcaatgtTCATCTCATGCTGCATTAATTCAGAGGCCAGTCTGTTCTCTGCATCTCCGCACATCTCCATCATTTTCCTGCAAACAAGATACTGAATATAAAtgactgttcaaaaatttggggtctcttatgctcaccgagacaaaaaagaaaatacaataaaaacagcaatattgtgaaaaagtattaccattaaaaaaaaataaaaaaatttccctTGATGGCAAAGcaaatttttcagcagccattatttcattcctcagcgtcacatgatctttcagaaatcaatatgctaatttagtgctcaagaaacatttcttattaatgctgaaaacagtcatgctgttcaatgtttttgtggaaaatcgtaataaaattttttttttagaaatcactgatgaatacaaagttcaaaagaacagcatttatttaaaatagaattttgtaaccatataaatgtctttgctctTACTTTCgaccaatttatttttttgcttattagcatgcctattattaacatactagctgtttattagtacttataaagcacatataaatctgcatgaccatattctacatccttaatcctaccaaatatatatatttaattaataacttCCTTACTATTAGTAGGAAGttagttgtttgtttattcataggtaatagttaatggtttgttaatagcgataattgaaccttaaaataaagtgtgaccttaaTTTCcttacaaaaatcttactgaacaaAGTttctaatatttgtgttttacactgttttttttaaatgcaggacATGAGTGCACTTTTTTGCGCCATTGTCTCATTTAAGTGATACAATGAACTAATCCATTACCAATCTAAACAATAAAGTACCACGTTTAAGTGGTAATTGATTCAAatctatttaaatgttaatgtcatCCAATTACCCAATAAGAGACTCCTCCCCCAACTGGTTTCCACCATCCTGCATGGCCTGAGACAGCGATGTCAGTGGAAGCTTTTTCTGTGCCAGAAAACCAGGGAGTTTTTGTGAAACATTATATGCAAATTCAAGCAGACAAAATATGTGGTGACTGTTGTGCCCTTACATGTCTCTTCTCAGCATCAGTGCCTATCTGCCCCTGCAAACACGCAAccattcttttgtgtgtgttgtgcgaAACGACTCGCACCAACTCCATACGCCGCTCAATCTGTGCAgagtaaaacaaaacatcaataacAACCCACAATCCATATTGAGCTGTGGCTACCACTCAATGCAAATCCTGTATGCATCGTGTTGAAAGAAAAcagcctgtaaaaaaaaagtgcctaAGGCGTGTTATGTAATATCTCATGGGAAGCTTCTGTGATatgaaacagatttcagaaattCAACATTCCATCTTCGCTTTAGAATAGACATCAATGTCAATTAACAGGTGTTGCTGTTAGAAAGGAATAAACAACTTTTCTTATTCTTGAGTGTGGGGTAAGGTCAAACAAGATTTTTCACACCACTCCCCGGGGAGGCATGAAAAAGATATGTTACTTTACATAAAGAAGACAAGTATGACTCATCTGCCCTGTTGGGATGCCTAAGATTTAAATGCATGAGCTCAGCAATGAAAGGTCATAAATAGAGAATACAGATGCAGACCAGACTCTCTTGTTCTACTTCATtctgttaagtaaaaaaaaaaaggggggggggggggtgggggttagtTCACTATAGTTACCTATTCATTTCTATGGTGAAcatgaaatcaaatatatttgGTGATTTTGGTGATttggttgtggttttttttttatatttttttttttaaataaataattatagaacaattaaataaataaatacataatcattaaaaataaataaataaataaataaatatttatttaaattaaattaattaattaattaattaaataatttatatataatatttaaatatatatttaatttagataattttatataatttaattataccaattaaacacacacacacacactagtttgAATATATTGAATTTGTACTGATttgcttataatttttttgatgGGTGGATTTCTTTTCAGGATTTACTGGTAATGTAGTTCTTTATGTGGAATTTATACAACTATTTATAATCGTagaattattatacaatttattaaaaatgaaaataaaaatgtaaaccattTTATATATGATAGTCCATTATATAGAATACAAACTAAATGTTGTGGATACAAGTGGATTTTGTGACAAAAATGATCTAAATAAATGTCTGCAGCAGGATGTATTTGGCACTGTTCCAACATTTATAAtctgatatatgtgaccctggaccacaaaaccagttttaagtcgttggggtatatttgtagcaatagccaaaaatacattgtatgggtcaaaattacagatttttcttttatgtcaaaaatcattaggatattaagtaaagatcctgttccatgaagatattttgtaaatttcctaccataaatatcaaaacaaaatttttgattagtaatatgcatgaacttcatttaaaggtgattttctcaatatttagatatttttttgcaccctcagattccagattttcaaatagttgtatctcgatcCTAACAAAtcaaacatcaatggaaagcttatttattcagctttcagatgatgtataaatctcaatttcgaaaaatttactggttttgtggtccagggtcacatatcataTGCATTATATCTAACTCTAGAGGACCTAGCAAACTGCGAAATTAAGCTCTActgaattctttttttctttctttttttatttgactggCATTTACTTTCTCATTTATTATTTAGGCCTCTTATTTTACCAGCAGCAATATGCTTAGAAAAAATAGGATGTCATCTTGTATTGTTTTATCAGAACAGAGATCCACTGTCTAAGACTTTGAAAATACCGTCATGACAGACAAGTCAGCTTTTTGATGCGAGCAGGACGGGCCTGCTCGAACACATGTCAGCCCTAAAAACAACCATGAAAAGAATGTCCCTTCAGAACTGTGAGAGCGGAATGACTGAACAAACACTGAGGAGGAGAAAAGAGATCCgaatgagagaagaaaaaaaaaatgactcatgTTCCAAAAACAGCCCAGATCAGGAATTCCACAGGCTGGGAGAGGAGATAACCACCTCCTTACACTTCTCTGCCTCTTTTACGTCATGACATTCCCTCACAGCCGTCCCAAAGCAGCTGGGTCAAGCGTACATTCCGTTCAGGCGTCTCCGGCTTGAGAGCGCACAGAGGCCCGCCACCCGGCATGGGAACAAGGGGAATCGCTGACTGTTATTGTCGGTGCTTTTCTGCTGAGGGAGATCCTGTTCGAGGGAAGTTGTTTGGATTATCTGGTGTGAGAGGTCTTTAAATGTTTGGCTGTTGCCATCACAGACTAAAAACTGGCAAGCCATCGACAGACTAAACATGCAGATACAATGAGCTATAGTTTTTTTGTAATGGAACATATTATGCTATGTTCAGAAATTGGGGAAACACCACTATAATACTGAATAGTCACTGCAAAACGAAAGCAGCAGGAACATCCTGTCCGGACAAGCGATTAGGGAAAACTGGACGCAATTCAAAATGGGAGGATGCCACTATCTAGACGCTCAAGAATGTTAAAAGTGTCCCCTGAATGTATCTGTGAGTGGCATGAGCAAAGCAGCCCTGAGGCAACACGGGTGTTCAGACAGCTGAGAATGGGGTGATGGGATACCGCTGTGATCATCCTTGATCACCACACAGAACCCAGAATAAAAACCAAGCCCCTCTGAGTGCCACAGGGGGATGTCAGCATAATTCTCGCTTGATGTGTCCCAACATCTCATAGAGATAATTTTAGACGCAGCCAGCCAAGAGGAATAAACAAGCTGTCACGAACACA
This region of Cyprinus carpio isolate SPL01 chromosome B12, ASM1834038v1, whole genome shotgun sequence genomic DNA includes:
- the LOC109107300 gene encoding rho GTPase-activating protein 17-like isoform X2 produces the protein MKKQFNRMRQLANQTVGRAEKTEVLSDDLLQIERRMELVRVVSHNTHKRMVACLQGQIGTDAEKRHKKLPLTSLSQAMQDGGNQLGEESLIGKMMEMCGDAENRLASELMQHEMNIEKEILDPLNQLAELDIPNILKQRRQLAKLVLDYDSARARWLQATKSIISGTNTQSLTAKADSLKEEVDEAMNKMELCKDQLSADMYNFFSKEADYARYYVMLLEAQADYHRKSLTLLESVLPTIQAQQDSWTEKPAFGTALDEHLKRSSREIALPIEACVMMLLETGMKEEGLFRIAAGASKLKKLKAALDCSTSQLEEFYSDPHAVAGALKSYLRELPEPLMTYQLYDEWIQASNVSDPDKRLQALWVTCDQLPKNNKANFRYLIKFLAKLAQESDINKMTPSNIAIVLGPNLLWAKTEGSLAEMAAATSVHVVTIIEPIIQHADWFFPEDVDFNVSGMFSMPAPLPNNVNHLTPPDYDSGTIERKRPGSMVGPEGELPRRDSSKTRDPASTPPAQRNGTGGSGQLSVGTPVAGSTGPSPHMARRGTKKPAPAPPKPANPPPGQPANQSVQQSLSPSPRPLSSHSPTNLSPTQPQAQTNTTPRRHSSNQPPIQAPNHPPPQPPTQATPPPQPSGEEPSPPSTPTPPSTPPPTAVFHDSPTPTAPPVFQSGSLPRPRPVPKPRNRPTVPPPPQPPTTGSDSNGICSAAFKTMDSGMTFKPLARALVPDIAIEKPVTQLKDTDLDTESTVL